The following proteins come from a genomic window of Candidatus Saccharibacteria bacterium oral taxon 488:
- a CDS encoding ATP-binding cassette domain-containing protein: MTKPAIVIKDIHKEFILPQTKNSSIKHAFVNIIKRNKKTVQKVLDGVSFTINQGDFFGVVGRNGSGKSTMLKILAGVYQPTSGSIQLHGKLTPFIELGVGFNPELSGRDNVFLNGALLGFTRKEMEAMYDEIVAFAELEPFMDQKLKNYSSGMQVRLAFSVAIKARNDIMIFDEVLAVGDEAFQYKCIDIFEQYKASGQTVVLVTHDMETVKKFCNRAVLIQDGTIIKEGDPVRVADEYSRLNQAVIDASIDRNRQYTGKNVDITIRDATGKKQRSFKVGETISFDIAWHHDKTRAIMVDLYRKDSDLVSNFITNREGFARLPKDKKLTLDIEANLGPGSYYVDVNLLNHDGSVKYDVAYRAEEFTITKDFSVVGQSFGGLTLIPRQWRHDHR; encoded by the coding sequence ATGACGAAGCCGGCTATTGTAATTAAGGATATACATAAAGAGTTTATATTGCCACAGACCAAAAACTCAAGCATTAAGCATGCCTTTGTTAATATTATCAAACGAAATAAAAAGACCGTCCAAAAGGTATTGGACGGGGTTAGTTTTACTATTAATCAGGGTGATTTTTTCGGGGTTGTTGGTCGGAACGGCTCAGGAAAAAGCACTATGCTTAAAATCCTCGCTGGTGTGTATCAACCGACGAGCGGTAGCATTCAGCTACATGGTAAGCTGACACCATTTATTGAATTGGGTGTTGGCTTTAACCCGGAGCTGTCTGGCCGAGATAATGTTTTTTTGAACGGAGCACTACTTGGGTTCACCCGCAAAGAGATGGAGGCGATGTATGATGAGATTGTTGCCTTTGCTGAACTTGAACCGTTTATGGATCAGAAGCTGAAAAATTATTCGTCAGGTATGCAGGTACGATTGGCGTTTTCAGTAGCAATCAAGGCGCGTAATGATATCATGATTTTTGATGAAGTGTTGGCTGTCGGTGATGAGGCATTCCAGTACAAGTGCATCGACATATTTGAGCAATATAAAGCCAGCGGCCAAACGGTCGTCCTGGTGACACACGATATGGAAACAGTCAAGAAGTTTTGTAATCGTGCTGTACTAATCCAAGACGGCACAATTATCAAAGAGGGAGACCCGGTGCGGGTGGCTGACGAGTATAGTCGGCTCAATCAAGCAGTGATTGACGCAAGTATTGATAGAAATCGGCAATATACTGGTAAAAATGTTGATATTACGATCCGTGACGCGACGGGTAAAAAACAGCGTAGCTTTAAGGTTGGCGAGACCATCTCGTTTGATATCGCTTGGCATCATGATAAGACACGAGCAATCATGGTTGATTTGTATCGCAAGGACAGTGATTTGGTATCGAATTTTATTACTAATCGTGAAGGGTTTGCTAGGCTACCGAAAGACAAAAAACTGACACTCGATATCGAAGCAAATTTAGGCCCGGGATCGTACTATGTTGACGTTAATCTTCTCAATCACGATGGGTCAGTAAAGTATGACGTTGCTTATCGTGCCGAGGAATTTACTATCACGAAAGACTTTTCAGTAGTTGGGCAGTCGTTTGGGGGATTAACATTGATTCCGCGGCAGTGGCGCCACGATCACAGATAG
- a CDS encoding ABC transporter permease has translation MKHLFGNERNRAILRAMVSTDFKVRYQNSALGYVWSLLKPLFIFGILYVLFTYAFPQGSKGIEYFGVWLLIGVVLWNFFSEATMVGTRSVVENGQLIRKVAIPRHLLVVASSVSALINLGLGMIVVIIFALLSGLMPTLLWLLLIPIIAQLFLLSIGLSLLLSALYVTFRDIAYIWEILLQAGFYASGIIFAIIYMPTVIQKVAFLNPVTQIIQDARHTLMPSNPASQTIWQTFHNPLLWFIPIMITIGLFGLGWWHFQRKQRSFAEDI, from the coding sequence GTGAAACATCTCTTTGGTAATGAAAGAAATCGGGCAATTTTGCGCGCAATGGTTAGCACAGACTTTAAGGTTCGCTACCAAAATTCTGCCCTCGGATACGTATGGTCGCTTCTGAAGCCGCTGTTCATATTCGGCATCTTATATGTATTGTTTACCTATGCGTTCCCACAGGGCAGTAAAGGGATTGAATATTTTGGCGTCTGGTTATTGATTGGCGTCGTGCTATGGAACTTTTTCTCTGAGGCAACGATGGTAGGTACTCGTTCGGTAGTGGAAAATGGGCAACTAATTCGTAAAGTAGCAATCCCAAGACACCTCTTAGTGGTTGCCAGCTCCGTATCGGCGCTGATTAACCTTGGCTTAGGGATGATTGTGGTGATAATTTTTGCACTACTAAGTGGTCTAATGCCAACTTTGTTGTGGTTGCTACTAATTCCGATAATTGCTCAGCTATTTTTACTATCAATTGGCCTATCTCTGCTACTCTCGGCACTCTACGTAACGTTTCGTGATATCGCGTATATCTGGGAGATTTTGTTGCAGGCTGGGTTTTACGCCAGTGGTATTATTTTTGCCATTATTTATATGCCTACAGTCATCCAGAAAGTCGCGTTTTTGAACCCTGTTACGCAAATTATTCAAGACGCCAGGCATACACTGATGCCTAGTAACCCCGCCTCTCAGACAATTTGGCAAACATTTCATAATCCGTTGTTGTGGTTTATTCCGATTATGATAACCATCGGGCTGTTTGGGCTGGGGTGGTGGCATTTCCAGCGCAAGCAACGTTCATTTGCGGAGGATATTTAG
- a CDS encoding glycosyltransferase family 4 protein, with the protein MFHSLIIPNYTKKIYTCKMNRLRVVIVRNAAPHDFGGGERFPVFLGQELQKIGHLPVIFSHHTALCDYAKYERLTYHRSWWWSRQNWSGWRVILTPLYVLWQLLLTSYYIIQFHRYKADVVHLQSKDDFIAGSIAGKLIGAHVIWTDHADLKHVWKQLGVWYKNPTGKLVAWAARFADAITLVSQSECRLVSDNLPLTSPIHRKLTVIYNGVNDQKPTHTPIKSRPFTFCIAGRLVVDKGVSEAIAAFKRLHATHHDTRLILIGDGPDRSRFEKQTKGLPVTFRGHQTDPLPEVATADVYLHPTYHEGFSVSLVEASMLQLPIIATDVGGNPEIIHHNKTGLLVPAKNSVALHDAMEQLYSNPELRARLATAARRQYLASFVFHTIVKTQFIPLYKNGL; encoded by the coding sequence ATGTTTCACTCCCTGATTATACCAAATTACACCAAAAAGATATATACTTGTAAAATGAATCGGTTACGAGTTGTTATCGTACGAAATGCCGCACCTCATGATTTTGGTGGTGGCGAGCGATTTCCAGTGTTCTTAGGTCAAGAATTACAAAAAATAGGTCATTTGCCGGTTATTTTTAGTCACCACACGGCACTCTGTGACTACGCTAAGTACGAACGGTTGACTTATCACCGCTCTTGGTGGTGGTCTCGACAAAACTGGAGCGGCTGGCGAGTTATACTAACACCGCTATATGTGTTATGGCAACTGCTGCTTACGTCGTATTATATTATCCAATTTCATCGCTACAAAGCTGACGTTGTTCACCTGCAGAGTAAGGATGATTTTATTGCTGGGTCAATCGCTGGTAAGCTTATCGGTGCCCATGTTATCTGGACTGATCACGCCGACCTCAAACATGTCTGGAAGCAGCTCGGCGTATGGTATAAAAACCCGACTGGTAAGCTGGTTGCTTGGGCGGCACGCTTTGCCGACGCAATTACCCTCGTTAGCCAGAGTGAATGCCGTCTCGTTTCTGATAATCTGCCGTTAACCTCACCAATTCATCGTAAATTAACCGTTATCTATAATGGTGTCAACGACCAGAAACCAACACACACACCCATCAAAAGCCGCCCGTTCACGTTCTGTATCGCCGGTCGCCTAGTTGTTGATAAGGGAGTTAGTGAAGCGATCGCTGCATTCAAACGACTTCACGCTACACATCACGACACGCGCCTCATTCTGATCGGTGACGGACCAGATCGTTCACGGTTTGAGAAACAGACCAAAGGGTTACCGGTCACCTTTCGTGGCCACCAAACAGACCCCCTCCCTGAAGTTGCCACCGCTGACGTATATCTTCATCCAACATACCACGAGGGGTTTAGTGTTTCACTCGTTGAGGCTAGTATGCTCCAGCTACCAATTATCGCCACTGACGTTGGCGGCAATCCAGAGATTATTCATCATAATAAAACCGGCCTCCTCGTCCCCGCAAAGAACTCAGTGGCGCTACATGATGCCATGGAGCAGCTATATTCTAACCCCGAGCTTCGCGCACGTCTAGCCACCGCTGCCCGCCGTCAATATCTTGCCTCGTTTGTTTTTCACACTATCGTTAAAACACAATTTATTCCTTTGTATAAAAACGGTTTATAA
- a CDS encoding glycosyltransferase family 4 protein, with translation MKIRVETAALTAPNISGVGHYTRMLTNSLARYSPPETEVSAFYFNFLSKHRDPILDSSIKHEKHTLMPQRLFAKLQSYGLPLPYDLLSSPVDVAIFPNFDRWTTSKAAITAVVIHDLGYLYFPETIERRNLAHLRRRVAHATRVADLIITVSESVKSEIIAEYGVPASKIIVTPIPADPIYSQPGTINVVAKYNLPTKRYIFSIGNLEPRKDLPTMIAAFRALPNKIRKQYSLVLAGGKGWKTETTEHAIAEAQAAGEHIIRPGYIPQEYVPAFYQQADLFCMSSIYEGFGIPIVEALTSGTPVVASDIPVLREAGGNAVLYAQPKNPDDFMKKMLSIIADPQKARLDMKTAVQAHLNTISWQNNTDRLIAAFKEAIAAKKHRTN, from the coding sequence ATGAAGATTCGTGTAGAAACCGCCGCTCTCACCGCTCCCAATATATCCGGGGTTGGTCATTACACTCGTATGTTGACCAATAGCCTCGCTCGCTATTCACCGCCAGAAACTGAGGTTTCGGCATTTTATTTTAATTTTTTGAGCAAGCATCGGGACCCTATTCTAGACAGCTCAATCAAGCATGAAAAACACACGCTCATGCCCCAGCGGCTATTTGCCAAGCTCCAAAGTTATGGTTTGCCGCTACCGTACGACCTCTTGTCATCACCTGTCGACGTCGCTATTTTTCCAAATTTTGACCGCTGGACAACCAGTAAAGCAGCTATCACTGCCGTCGTTATTCACGACCTCGGCTATCTCTATTTTCCTGAGACGATTGAACGGCGCAACCTAGCTCATTTACGCCGCCGTGTCGCCCATGCAACCCGAGTAGCCGACCTCATCATTACCGTCTCGGAGTCAGTCAAATCAGAAATTATCGCCGAATACGGCGTACCAGCTTCGAAAATTATCGTCACACCAATACCAGCTGACCCAATTTATTCTCAACCGGGTACAATTAACGTCGTCGCCAAATACAACTTACCAACCAAGCGGTATATCTTTTCAATTGGCAATCTCGAGCCACGCAAAGATTTACCGACAATGATTGCCGCCTTTCGCGCTCTACCAAACAAAATCCGCAAACAGTATTCATTAGTGCTAGCTGGTGGTAAGGGCTGGAAGACCGAGACTACTGAACATGCTATCGCTGAGGCTCAAGCTGCAGGTGAACATATTATCCGCCCGGGATACATTCCCCAGGAATATGTACCTGCATTTTATCAGCAAGCAGACCTTTTTTGCATGAGCTCCATTTACGAAGGATTCGGCATACCGATTGTTGAGGCGCTGACTAGCGGTACGCCGGTTGTTGCCTCCGATATTCCTGTGCTCCGCGAGGCTGGTGGAAATGCGGTTCTTTACGCTCAGCCTAAAAATCCCGACGACTTCATGAAAAAAATGCTCTCTATCATCGCTGACCCGCAAAAAGCACGCCTTGATATGAAAACTGCGGTTCAGGCTCATCTCAATACTATTTCCTGGCAGAATAATACCGATCGCCTCATCGCTGCTTTCAAGGAGGCTATTGCCGCTAAAAAACATCGCACCAACTAG
- a CDS encoding GtrA family protein encodes MGTINTTIDFGVLFMLTWFISTPKELANIISTTIAFSFSFVANRSFTFRSRTGNVRRQLLLFTLVTLFGLWVIQTIIIALLAPIFIGFNLSQPVALFASKLIATVASLIWNYLLYTNVVFKD; translated from the coding sequence ATCGGTACCATCAACACCACCATTGATTTTGGTGTGTTGTTTATGTTGACCTGGTTTATCAGCACACCGAAAGAATTAGCTAATATTATCTCGACAACCATCGCCTTTAGTTTCAGCTTCGTCGCCAATCGATCATTCACCTTTCGCTCACGCACCGGCAATGTTCGCCGTCAGCTACTCCTCTTTACCCTCGTCACCCTGTTTGGTCTCTGGGTAATTCAGACTATCATTATTGCGCTACTCGCGCCAATTTTCATTGGCTTTAACCTCAGTCAGCCGGTAGCACTATTCGCCAGCAAACTCATCGCCACTGTCGCCAGCCTCATCTGGAACTATCTGCTCTATACTAACGTTGTTTTCAAAGATTAA
- a CDS encoding KH domain-containing protein has product MDQIATIEFVKKYLEDFLAFFDLNLDVDVSVEDDVIKAVVPSSERNSLLIGRNAETLRSLQTVVSAILRNRQAALVRVNVDIADYKKQHAEKIADKARGWIEEVRRTGETKIIELNSADRWVVHHVASDYSDIETHSEGEGRARHLVISQKSS; this is encoded by the coding sequence ATGGATCAAATCGCGACCATTGAATTTGTCAAGAAATATCTGGAGGACTTTCTGGCGTTCTTTGATCTCAATCTGGATGTTGATGTTAGCGTTGAAGACGATGTTATCAAGGCCGTTGTGCCATCGAGTGAGCGCAATAGCTTGCTCATTGGGCGGAATGCGGAGACGTTACGGAGTCTACAGACGGTGGTGTCAGCAATTTTGCGTAACCGTCAGGCGGCGCTGGTGCGAGTGAATGTTGATATTGCTGATTATAAGAAGCAGCATGCCGAAAAGATTGCCGACAAGGCGCGCGGCTGGATCGAAGAAGTGCGACGGACGGGCGAGACGAAAATTATTGAACTAAATTCGGCTGATCGCTGGGTGGTACACCACGTGGCGAGTGATTATAGTGATATTGAGACCCACTCCGAGGGCGAGGGGCGTGCGCGACACTTGGTGATTTCACAGAAGAGTTCTTAA
- a CDS encoding YidC/Oxa1 family membrane protein insertase, translating to MNIFDVVIVQPIFNLLMAIYALIPGGDFGVSVVLFTIIVRLLLWPLVKKQLHQAKAMRKIQPELAKLNKKYKNNPQMRAMAMMDVYKKHNIKPMSSILVLLIQLPVLIAIYRVVQIFVMQRSELAKYTYDLMEQWGPVKHLIANPDHFNQNFLGLMDLTKQALSSSGASIGLLILALVAAVLQYLLSKQMSPSSDSKKRLRDVLMEAGEGKNADQTEVNAIVTRKMMKVMPVFMFLIMISLPGALALYMATSNIAAYIQNAIILKQDGTEMQQIAGEKRSPKSTSKSATTSVKKSKVASQRAATATEANITRIKAKD from the coding sequence ATGAATATATTTGATGTGGTTATTGTACAACCAATTTTTAATTTGCTGATGGCAATTTACGCGCTAATTCCAGGCGGTGATTTTGGGGTTAGTGTTGTACTATTTACAATAATTGTGCGGCTACTGCTGTGGCCACTGGTTAAGAAGCAGCTTCACCAAGCTAAAGCGATGCGTAAAATACAGCCTGAGCTTGCCAAGCTAAACAAAAAATACAAGAACAATCCACAGATGCGGGCGATGGCGATGATGGATGTGTATAAAAAGCATAATATCAAGCCGATGAGCTCTATTTTGGTGCTTCTTATTCAACTACCGGTACTGATCGCTATTTATCGCGTGGTGCAGATATTTGTGATGCAGCGATCAGAGCTCGCCAAGTATACCTACGATCTCATGGAGCAGTGGGGGCCGGTCAAGCACTTGATCGCTAATCCGGATCACTTTAATCAGAATTTCCTAGGACTGATGGATCTAACAAAGCAGGCATTGTCATCAAGCGGCGCGTCAATCGGGCTGCTTATCCTTGCCTTGGTGGCGGCTGTTCTGCAGTACCTGTTATCAAAGCAAATGTCGCCAAGTTCGGACAGCAAGAAGCGACTACGTGATGTGCTGATGGAGGCCGGTGAAGGCAAGAACGCCGACCAAACCGAAGTTAACGCCATTGTCACGCGCAAAATGATGAAGGTTATGCCGGTGTTTATGTTCCTTATTATGATCAGTCTGCCGGGGGCGCTGGCGCTCTACATGGCAACCTCAAATATCGCTGCTTATATCCAAAACGCCATTATTCTTAAGCAAGACGGTACAGAAATGCAACAAATTGCCGGCGAAAAGCGTTCGCCAAAATCTACGAGCAAGTCAGCAACCACGTCAGTGAAAAAATCAAAAGTCGCTTCGCAACGAGCGGCCACAGCGACTGAGGCGAACATTACGCGGATAAAGGCGAAGGATTAA
- the rnpA gene encoding ribonuclease P protein component produces MLRHINRFHGHGSLRYVYTRGRAIRSSQLTMKYIANSRRHHGRFSVVISKKVLKSAVKRNRVRRRIYEIIRLELPHIRGGFDVVIMVFSPEVLLMPHDDLKTAVKQLFSQAGLYK; encoded by the coding sequence ATGTTACGTCACATTAACCGATTTCATGGTCACGGTAGTTTGCGCTATGTCTATACACGTGGGCGAGCGATTCGCTCGTCACAACTCACCATGAAATATATCGCCAATTCACGCCGCCACCATGGTCGGTTTTCGGTAGTGATTAGTAAAAAAGTGCTCAAGTCTGCCGTTAAGCGCAATCGTGTTCGCCGCCGAATTTACGAAATTATCCGACTCGAGTTGCCGCATATTCGGGGTGGGTTTGATGTTGTCATTATGGTGTTTTCGCCGGAGGTGTTACTGATGCCGCATGACGATCTGAAGACGGCAGTAAAGCAACTCTTTTCGCAAGCCGGGCTATATAAATAG